The Flavobacterium faecale genome has a segment encoding these proteins:
- a CDS encoding arylsulfatase B → MKNRFFHTKKIAVVAVLLTASLTFAQSKKPNILVILADDLGYADVGFNGSKDIITPELDKLAKAGTIFSSAYVAHPFCGPSRTALMTGRYPHEIGAPYNLPDVGMNLEDGIPVKENFISNVMHDAGYYTSAIGKWHLGYGSEFQPNNRGFDYFYGFLGGGHKYFPAEYKAQYDAQVKNGNKHIHAYLTPLLHNNTEVEETEYMTDALSREAVRVVKEAKQKQKPFFMYLAYNAPHVPLEAKEEDLKVFANIKDKDRRTYAAMVYAVDRGVGEIVKTLKENKQFDNTLIIFLSDNGGNIEHAANNYPLRGTKGDTYEGGYRVPMFFHWPSVVPAGKRFDYVVSALDFYPTFANLAGGVIPKSKSLDGKDIWANFLAGKDTHKDDLIYAVRYRSGFSDVGARNEDFKIVKAGQNKWKLFDVRKDPSETKDLSAQYPDVLKDMVHRTQKWSESHITPLWYDNKKVEQMWKDTNMPNYDKAFKLDN, encoded by the coding sequence ATGAAAAATAGATTCTTTCATACAAAAAAGATAGCAGTAGTAGCAGTATTACTTACAGCTTCATTAACTTTTGCTCAGTCAAAAAAGCCAAATATTTTAGTAATTCTTGCTGATGATTTGGGGTATGCAGATGTCGGTTTTAATGGATCGAAAGATATAATTACTCCCGAATTGGATAAATTGGCCAAAGCTGGTACGATTTTTTCTTCTGCATATGTGGCTCATCCATTTTGTGGGCCCTCTAGAACTGCCTTGATGACAGGACGTTATCCGCACGAAATAGGTGCTCCGTATAATTTACCTGATGTGGGAATGAACTTGGAAGACGGAATACCGGTTAAAGAAAATTTCATAAGTAACGTGATGCATGATGCAGGATATTACACAAGCGCAATAGGGAAGTGGCATCTTGGTTATGGTTCTGAATTTCAGCCAAACAACAGAGGTTTTGACTATTTTTATGGTTTCTTAGGAGGTGGGCATAAATATTTCCCTGCGGAATATAAAGCACAATATGATGCTCAAGTAAAAAATGGCAACAAACATATTCATGCTTATCTGACACCATTGCTCCATAATAATACTGAAGTCGAAGAAACGGAGTACATGACCGATGCACTTTCAAGAGAAGCAGTTCGTGTTGTAAAAGAAGCTAAACAAAAGCAAAAACCTTTTTTTATGTACCTAGCGTACAACGCACCTCACGTTCCACTTGAAGCTAAAGAGGAAGATTTGAAAGTTTTTGCAAATATAAAAGACAAAGATCGTCGAACGTATGCTGCCATGGTTTATGCTGTGGATAGAGGTGTAGGTGAAATTGTAAAAACATTAAAGGAGAACAAACAATTTGACAATACCTTAATTATTTTCTTGAGTGATAACGGAGGGAATATTGAACATGCTGCCAACAATTATCCGTTGCGAGGTACAAAAGGAGATACCTATGAAGGTGGGTATAGAGTGCCTATGTTTTTTCACTGGCCATCAGTTGTACCGGCAGGAAAGCGATTTGATTATGTAGTTTCTGCATTGGATTTCTATCCTACTTTTGCTAATCTAGCAGGAGGAGTGATTCCAAAGTCTAAAAGTTTAGATGGTAAAGATATTTGGGCCAACTTCTTAGCAGGAAAAGATACGCACAAAGATGATTTGATTTACGCAGTACGATATAGAAGCGGCTTCTCTGATGTAGGTGCTCGAAATGAAGATTTTAAAATTGTAAAAGCGGGTCAAAATAAATGGAAATTATTTGACGTTCGCAAAGACCCATCTGAGACCAAAGATCTTAGTGCACAGTATCCTGATGTATTAAAAGATATGGTACATCGCACCCAAAAATGGAGTGAGTCACATATTACACCGCTGTGGTATGACAATAAAAAAGTAGAGCAAATGTGGAAAGATACCAATATGCCTAACTACGATAAAGCTTTCAAATTAGATAACTAA